One window from the genome of Mastacembelus armatus chromosome 18, fMasArm1.2, whole genome shotgun sequence encodes:
- the LOC113139722 gene encoding polymeric immunoglobulin receptor-like isoform X4 produces MSACLTWMVSVGLIGSLVLGPVYGGKLDPEQIKAKPGENVTLQCRGSKDDTFRALKWVRRELESEGYVFYFRENRQYESNQLLSFRGRLDLRDPEMKDGDFSVILKNVRISDTGSYECQVGTNGNKPKLINNMSLKVEYPEKTAKPGEDVVLQCQVPTDAEIVMTRWSRPDLKSEGYVYIFKDGRLDENGQHESFRGRVDLRSPEMKDGDFSVILKNIRISDTGSYECYIGKKKPGNLVPEPVELINSTTLKVEDSGHTGGHSGAEGDQGAGNNHGHVGLTVGLTVVGILLLVAAVVGFMFYRKRCRPTDQNPNPRPERRPMNPK; encoded by the exons ATGTCTGCCTGTCTAACATGGATGGTTTCTGTGGGTCTGATCGGATCCTTGGTGCTGGGTCCTGTCTATGGAGGTAAGCTGG ACCCAGAACAGATCAAAGCCAAACCTGGAGAAAACGTCACTCTTCAGTGTCGAGGATCCAAAGATGATACGTTTAGAGCATTAAAGTGGGTCAGACGTGAGCTGGAGTCAGAGGGTTATGTCTTCTACTTCAGAGAGAACCGCCAATATGAAAGCAATCAACTTCTATCTTTTCGTGGTCGACTAGATCTGAGAGATCCAGAGATGAAGGACGGAGACTTTTCTGTGATTCTGAAGAACGTCAGGATCAGTGACACTGGATCATATGAATGTCAAGTTGGAACCAACGGAAACAAACCAAAGCTCATCAACAACATGAGCCTGAAGGTGGAATATCCAG agaaaacagcaaaacctgGAGAAGACGTTGTCCTTCAGTGTCAGGTTCCCACAGACGCTGAGATTGTAATGACCAGGTGGAGCAGACCAGACCTGAAGTCAGAGggttatgtttacattttcaaagaCGGTCGCCTTGATGAAAACGGCCAACATGAATCTTTTCGTGGTCGAGTGGATCTGAGAAGTCCAGAGATGAAGGACGGAGACTTTTCTGTGATTCTGAAGAACATCAGGATCAGTGACACTGGATCATATGAATGTTATATTGGAAAGAAAAAACCAGGAAACCTAGTACCAGAACCAGTTGAGCTCATCAACAGCACCACACTGAAGGTGGAAGACTCAG gtcacaCAGGTGGACACAGTGGAGCTGAAGGAGACCAGGGTGCAGGAAACAATCATGGACATGTTGGACTGACTGTGGGTCTGACAGTTGTTGGTATTttgcttcttgttgctgctgttgttggtttTATGTTCTATAGAAAACGATGCAGACCCACAGACCAGAATCCAAACCCACGTCCTGAACGAAGACCAATGAACCCAAAGTGA